Genomic window (bacterium):
TGGCACCACGGTGTTAATTTAAATGTCACACGATGGAATAAAGATAATGCAGATATTGTTAATGAGTTTGTTGGGGGAACCCAGCAGATGACTGCAAAAGCAACGGTGAATGAAGAGAGGTGTATAGGTTGTGGGGTTTGTGAGAATGTATGCAGAACCGGTGCTATAAAAGTTCTCAATGGGGTCGCTAAGGTTGATGTTAAAAAGTGTATAGGTTGTGGAGATTGTGTAACGCTCTGTCCACAAGATGCAATTTCACTTAAGGCAGAGTAGTTATGGGCATGATCGTATCTATTGCAAGTGGTAAGGGTGGTACAGGTAAGACACTGGTTTCGACAAATCTTGCGCTCTCTCTTGAGGGAAAAGGTATTCAATTTCTTGATTGTGATGTAGAGGAACCAAATGCTTTTCTCTTTTTAAAACCTGACGTTGAGGAGGAAATTCCCGTTGAAGTGCTAGTTCCGGAAGTTAATCAGCAGATCTGCACCCATTGTAAAAAATGCGCTGAATTTTGTGAGTATAATGCAATTTTTGTTACCTCGAAGACCGTTCAGGTATTTCCTGAGTTGTGTCACAGTTGCGGTGGATGTGCTCTTGTTTGTCCTGTTGGTGCAATAATAGAAGTGCCTTTCAAAATTGGGAATCTAAAAATAGGGAAGGGTGCTAATGTTGATTTGGTGTATGGTGAACTCGAAGTCTCAAAACCCCTGGCTGTTCCTATTATAAGAGAAGTGAAAAAACGGCTTAAGAAGGATAAACTGGTTATTGTAGATTCTCCACCTGGAGCCTCCTGTCCTATGATTGAGGCAGTTAGTGGAAGTGACTTTGTAATTCTCGTAACTGAACCTACGCCTTTTGGCTTTCATGATCTTAAGATTACAGTGGATGTGCTGGAAAAAATTGGAATACCCTTTGGAATTATCATAAATAGGGCGAATCTTGGCAACAGAGATGTTTATGAGTTTTGTATGCACAAAAATATTCCTGTACTACTTGAAATACCTTATGATAGGAAAATTGCAGAACTCTATTCACGCGCCATTCCCTTTGTAACTGTCATGGAGGAATGGAAGGGGAAGTTTCGGGAAGTTTATCAACAAATAGAAAGGATGTTTATTAAATGAAGCAAATAGTGATTTTAAGTGGAAAGGGTGGAACAGGTAAAACATCTTTAACCGCGTCTTTTGCTGTACTCTCAAAGAATGCAGTCATTGTAGATTGCGATGTTGATGCGCCCGACTTACATTTGCTCTTGAAACCAAAGGTATTGAAGACAAATGATTTTTATGGATCAAAACTTGCAAGTATAGATAAGGATAAGTGTATAGAGTGTGGTTTATGCATTGAAAAGTGCAGATTCGATGCAATTACCAGTGATTTTGAAGTAAATCCTTTCTCGTGTGAGGGTTGTGGTGTATGTGGTTTAGTGTGTCCTGTTCAAGCTGTTTCATTTGCTGAAAGAAAAGCAGGTGAGATCTACATTTCAGAAACAAAATATGGGCCTATGGTACATGCACTTCTTTTCCCAGGCGAAGAAAATTCAGGAAAGCTTGTAACTATGACTAGGCTTCTCGCTGGTATCGTTGCCCAGGAACAGAAAAGAAGCCTTATTATAATAGATGGTGCCCCCGGTATAGGATGTCCTGTCATTTCATCTATAACAAATACAGATTATGCACTCGTTGTCACGGAACCAACAGAGTCTGGAATACACGATCTTCAAAGGGTATTAGAACTTTTGAAGCATTTTTCTGTAAGGCCACTTATATGCATAAATAAATATGATATTAATGTGGAGAATGCAGAAAAGATAGAGAAATACAGTAAAGAAAACAATATTCCTGTGTTGGGGAGAATACCTTTTGACCCTGTTGTGACCGAAGCCATGGTTGAAGGGATGCCCGTGGTTGAGTACAGACCTGATAGTGTTGTTTCAATAGAGATAAGGAATATATGGCAGAGGATATCAGAATTGCTATAGCCTTCGGCCCCGTACCCTCTAGGAGGCTCGGCAAAAGCCTTGGGGTGAATAATATACCTCCCAAGATTTGTACTTACTCGTGCGTTTATTGTCAACTCGGTAGAAGTTTGAAAATGACCGCAGTCAGGCAAAGGTTTTATGAACCTGAGAAAATTTTTGAGCAAGTAAGGGAGAAAGTTATTGAGGTAAAGTCAAAAGGTGAGGAAATAGATTATATTACTTTTGTTCCTGATGGGGAACCAACCATAGACGTAAATTTGGGTAAGGAAGCGAGTCTTTTAAAGGAACTGGGCATCCCACTCGCGATAATTACCAACTCCAGTTTAATTTGGGATGAGGGTGTGCAGGAGGATTTAATGAATTTTGACCTTGTATCTGTGAAGGTAGATGCGGTCTCTAAGGAAATCTGGCGAAAGGTCAACAGGCCCATCAAGTTTCTCGATTTAGACAAAATTCTTGAAAATATAAGAATTTTTAGCATGAAATTCAATGGAATTCTCTTTTCTGAAACCATGCTAATTGATAATATTGACTATGGTAATGAATTTGAGAAAATTGCAGCCTATCTTTCATCTCTTGAAAATTTGAAGTGTGCCTATATTTCTGTTCCAACACGTCCACCCGCAGAGGATTGGGCAAGACCACCGGGAGAAGAACTTCTTAATGAGGCTTTTCAGATATTTAAAAATTTTCTGGGTAATAAGGTTGAGCTTCTTATTGGATATGAGGGAGATGCCTTCGCATATTCTGGAGACATAGAAAAGGACATATTGAGTATAACTGCGGTGCATCCAATGAGAGAGGAGTCCATAAAAAGGCTGGTTGAAAGAGAAGGTGAAGAATTTAGTAAAGTTGAAAACCTGCTAAGGAGAGGTTTAATAAAGAAGGTCTATTATCAGGGACACGTTTATTACATAAGGAATCTTAAAAATCTCCTTCCTTAGTAAAGTACATGGTGAATATTGAGGAGTTCCAATTACGATTTAGATGCTATAAAATATTAATATGCTCAAATCTATCTTGGTTGCAATGTTGATTAGTTCGTATAGACCAGGTGTGGGCCTTATACTGGGCATTCCTACTGGACTTAATTTAAATTTTGAGTCCAAGGCGAATGCCATTAACTCAACCCTTTCCTGGGGTATTCCTGACATTTTCTACTTTTCTCTTGGCTATCACGAGAATTTCAGAATTGAAACGGGTGAAGATATTGAAGGATTACTGAGGGTATATCTTGGTGGCGCTTTTCTTTTTAAAGTTACGAGAGACAACGCGAAGATGGGAATCAAGATACCTCTTGGAATGAAGTTTCTATTTGATAATTTACCTATTGATGTATTCGCCGAGGTTTCTCCAGGGATCCATCTCATACCTGAGACGAGCCCTCTTATTGAGGGTGCATTAGGATTGAGGTTCTATTTAGACAGGCTTAAAGTGTCAAAGGAATAAGGAGGGTTAGCCTAATTGGTAAGGCGGCGGATTTGAAATCCGCTGGGCGTTGAGCCCTTGGGGGTTCGAGTCCCTCACCCTCCGTTGTTTGATAGTTTGAGCATCTTATCTTATACTTTTAACATGCCCACGTAGCTCAGGCGGCAGAGCACTTCCTTGGTAAGGAAGAGGTCACCGGTTCGAATCCGGTCGTGGGCTTTTTCTAATCGTCAATTTCTATTTTTATTTTCCCTTCACGATAACCTTTAAGCGGGGATAAGAATCCTTTTATAATGTTCTCCAGCATGGAGTCGAGAAAAGGCATGAGTTCTATTCTGGCACCATCTATGGTGACCTTGCATTTTGTGCCGTAGAGAACCTTGCATTCTTTTTCGTTCGATTCTCCCATCAGAATTCTTGCTGTTAGTGTTTTGCAGTCAAATCCACACTTTCCACAGTCCAGTTGTGGAAGCATATTAGGAATAATTGAGATTATGTAGTCGGTTAGCTCTTCCAAATTTTCAGAGGTATAAATTCTTTTGATTTTCCCAATGCTTAAATTTTTGGCCAGAGTAAAGTACGCAAAGATCAACGGATCTTCTTGTATCTCCTTTTCGTCTTCTTTAATGCACCGGATTTTAGGAACACTCAAGCCCATTTCTCCCTCGATCAATACAATGTCCATATTTGAGAAATTTTTTAGGAAATCGAAAGGGTTTTGAGGCGAATTAAAGGCGAGAAAAGCCCGTTTTTTTGAGAAGCCAGCAGAGATGAGAGCTCCCGCTTTCTCCATTCGATAGGTATCTTTACCTTCCTTGTCATATTCTACATCATGGTGAAAGCTTTTTTTGATGGCACCAACCTTTATGTTCCTTCCGCTAAGATGCTTAATGAGGGATTCAATAAGGACAGTTTTTCCAGAATCACTAAAACCTATTATTTCAATTACCTTCACCTTTGTGATCCCCCTTCAGCCCCTTAAGTTCAAGCATCAGATGGGGTATTAGAGGAAAGAGTGGTGGAAGGTTTTCCATTATGGCTTTAGGGTTCCCCGGTAAGTTTATTATAAGGGTCTCTCCTTTCGACCCGACGACAGCTCTCGAATAGACTGCCTCAGGAGTTTTTTTGAGTCCTTCAAGAAGCATAAAGATTTCAAGCCCATAAAATCTCTTCTCAATGACTTTCATTGTTGCTTCAGGGGTTACATCTCGTGGGGATGGACCAGTGCCCCCCGTGGTAATTATCAAATCTACACTGGAATTACACCAATCCCAAAGTGTATTTTCTATCACGTCCATCTCATCAGGAACGATTTTATAGATGATGTCAGCAATATCCAGATTTTCCCTAACCAATTTCATTATGAGGGGACCCCCTTCGTCTGCCCGTTCCCCTCTGAAGCCTTTATCAGATACAGTGAGGATCCCTACCCTTAACTTTATCATTTTAGTTTCCTCCTCCCCATAATAGATTCTTTTAGGGTGAAAGGATCGATAAGGGTAATGTCGATTCCTTTCGGAAGGCCAATGGCGATTTTAGATATGTTGATATCCATATCGCTAAGGAGATTGACGATATAACTGGTTGTAGCGTCACTTTCCACGTCAGGGC
Coding sequences:
- a CDS encoding 4Fe-4S binding protein; the protein is MGFGRGWHHGVNLNVTRWNKDNADIVNEFVGGTQQMTAKATVNEERCIGCGVCENVCRTGAIKVLNGVAKVDVKKCIGCGDCVTLCPQDAISLKAE
- a CDS encoding ATP-binding protein, whose translation is MGMIVSIASGKGGTGKTLVSTNLALSLEGKGIQFLDCDVEEPNAFLFLKPDVEEEIPVEVLVPEVNQQICTHCKKCAEFCEYNAIFVTSKTVQVFPELCHSCGGCALVCPVGAIIEVPFKIGNLKIGKGANVDLVYGELEVSKPLAVPIIREVKKRLKKDKLVIVDSPPGASCPMIEAVSGSDFVILVTEPTPFGFHDLKITVDVLEKIGIPFGIIINRANLGNRDVYEFCMHKNIPVLLEIPYDRKIAELYSRAIPFVTVMEEWKGKFREVYQQIERMFIK
- a CDS encoding P-loop NTPase gives rise to the protein MKQIVILSGKGGTGKTSLTASFAVLSKNAVIVDCDVDAPDLHLLLKPKVLKTNDFYGSKLASIDKDKCIECGLCIEKCRFDAITSDFEVNPFSCEGCGVCGLVCPVQAVSFAERKAGEIYISETKYGPMVHALLFPGEENSGKLVTMTRLLAGIVAQEQKRSLIIIDGAPGIGCPVISSITNTDYALVVTEPTESGIHDLQRVLELLKHFSVRPLICINKYDINVENAEKIEKYSKENNIPVLGRIPFDPVVTEAMVEGMPVVEYRPDSVVSIEIRNIWQRISELL
- a CDS encoding radical SAM protein, which produces MAEDIRIAIAFGPVPSRRLGKSLGVNNIPPKICTYSCVYCQLGRSLKMTAVRQRFYEPEKIFEQVREKVIEVKSKGEEIDYITFVPDGEPTIDVNLGKEASLLKELGIPLAIITNSSLIWDEGVQEDLMNFDLVSVKVDAVSKEIWRKVNRPIKFLDLDKILENIRIFSMKFNGILFSETMLIDNIDYGNEFEKIAAYLSSLENLKCAYISVPTRPPAEDWARPPGEELLNEAFQIFKNFLGNKVELLIGYEGDAFAYSGDIEKDILSITAVHPMREESIKRLVEREGEEFSKVENLLRRGLIKKVYYQGHVYYIRNLKNLLP
- the mobB gene encoding molybdopterin-guanine dinucleotide biosynthesis protein B — protein: MKVIEIIGFSDSGKTVLIESLIKHLSGRNIKVGAIKKSFHHDVEYDKEGKDTYRMEKAGALISAGFSKKRAFLAFNSPQNPFDFLKNFSNMDIVLIEGEMGLSVPKIRCIKEDEKEIQEDPLIFAYFTLAKNLSIGKIKRIYTSENLEELTDYIISIIPNMLPQLDCGKCGFDCKTLTARILMGESNEKECKVLYGTKCKVTIDGARIELMPFLDSMLENIIKGFLSPLKGYREGKIKIEIDD
- a CDS encoding MogA/MoaB family molybdenum cofactor biosynthesis protein codes for the protein MIKLRVGILTVSDKGFRGERADEGGPLIMKLVRENLDIADIIYKIVPDEMDVIENTLWDWCNSSVDLIITTGGTGPSPRDVTPEATMKVIEKRFYGLEIFMLLEGLKKTPEAVYSRAVVGSKGETLIINLPGNPKAIMENLPPLFPLIPHLMLELKGLKGDHKGEGN